A genomic window from Pseudomonadales bacterium includes:
- a CDS encoding alpha/beta fold hydrolase codes for MSEASAQETDGLRERAQAIVDRAIQRSIKGLEFVTAPKPPVGLTPKDVIYQRGTLRLYHYHAQTDEVYRIPVLLVMATTNKAFVFDLAPGQSMVEYLLRQGFDVFVIDWEAPTPEERGLKLEDYTQDFLPTCVRKVQQVSGETDVSIIGYCMGGVLSLIYAATHADGPLKNLVCLTTPVDWHKMGLNNVWQDQRYFDVDRLVDTLGIIPADFVTQGFEMQRPAQKIAGQLRVWEQMWNDEFVKSYRVFDRWGNETLPLAGEYMRQTTRELSWGNKLFTGELVVGGKPAKLSNIKVPLLTIVAEHDHLVPYECSKPLMKLVSSHDKEEVLLKGGHVSLIAGPNAVRRMWPRLDAWLAERSV; via the coding sequence ATGAGCGAAGCATCTGCCCAGGAGACGGACGGACTGCGGGAACGCGCCCAGGCCATCGTCGATCGCGCCATTCAGCGCAGCATCAAGGGACTGGAATTTGTCACCGCACCGAAGCCGCCGGTAGGACTCACCCCGAAGGATGTGATCTACCAGCGCGGCACCCTGCGCCTTTATCACTATCACGCGCAGACCGACGAGGTCTATCGGATCCCCGTACTGCTGGTGATGGCAACCACGAACAAAGCGTTCGTTTTTGATCTCGCACCCGGACAGAGCATGGTCGAATACCTGCTCCGCCAGGGTTTCGATGTGTTTGTGATCGACTGGGAAGCACCGACTCCGGAAGAGCGCGGCCTCAAACTGGAGGATTACACCCAGGATTTCCTGCCGACCTGCGTGCGCAAAGTGCAGCAGGTCAGCGGCGAGACCGACGTGTCCATCATCGGTTACTGCATGGGTGGCGTGTTGTCCCTGATCTACGCAGCAACCCACGCAGACGGTCCTCTGAAAAACCTCGTCTGTCTCACCACACCCGTCGACTGGCACAAGATGGGGCTCAACAACGTCTGGCAGGACCAGCGCTACTTCGACGTCGACCGGCTGGTAGACACTCTGGGGATCATCCCCGCGGACTTCGTAACCCAGGGTTTCGAGATGCAGCGACCGGCCCAGAAGATCGCCGGACAACTGCGGGTGTGGGAGCAGATGTGGAACGACGAATTCGTGAAGTCTTACCGGGTCTTCGACCGCTGGGGTAATGAGACGCTGCCACTGGCCGGTGAATACATGCGCCAGACCACCAGGGAACTGAGCTGGGGTAACAAGCTGTTCACCGGAGAACTGGTGGTCGGCGGCAAGCCTGCAAAACTGTCAAATATCAAAGTGCCGCTGCTCACCATCGTCGCGGAACACGACCATCTGGTGCCTTATGAGTGCAGCAAACCCCTGATGAAACTGGTCAGCTCACACGACAAGGAAGAGGTTCTCCTGAAAGGTGGACATGTCAGTCTGATCGCCGGGCCCAACGCAGTACGCAGAATGTGGCCCCGACTCGATGCCTGGCTGGCGGAGCGTTCAGTATGA
- a CDS encoding GNAT family protein, producing MTQPESRYPRTVELSSSRIELRLMTPADEQSVLEFARTLPAHDLLFLRRDITQPKVLSAWIRELEAGTITSLLALREGKLLGCSAVVRDEHSWSPHVGELRVLLSPEQREKGLGRTLIQESFILALSQGLEKLTAQMTADQQAAIAVFEGLGFRAEALLRDHVRDASGAKHDIVILSHDVAEFQAKLQQYGLKEAF from the coding sequence ATGACTCAACCGGAATCCCGCTACCCGCGAACCGTCGAACTCTCCAGTTCCCGAATCGAGTTACGACTCATGACCCCGGCCGATGAACAGTCCGTACTGGAATTCGCACGCACCCTGCCCGCACACGATCTGCTGTTTCTGCGCCGGGATATCACCCAGCCGAAAGTTCTGTCTGCCTGGATCAGGGAACTCGAAGCCGGCACTATCACCAGCCTCCTCGCACTTCGTGAGGGTAAGCTGCTCGGCTGTTCGGCCGTCGTGCGGGACGAACACTCCTGGTCACCCCATGTCGGAGAATTACGGGTGCTGTTAAGCCCGGAACAGAGAGAAAAGGGTCTCGGGCGCACCCTCATCCAGGAAAGTTTCATTCTTGCCCTGTCTCAGGGACTGGAAAAACTCACCGCCCAGATGACAGCAGATCAGCAGGCCGCGATCGCCGTCTTCGAAGGACTTGGTTTTCGAGCGGAGGCGCTGCTGCGCGACCATGTGCGGGACGCTTCCGGTGCCAAACACGACATCGTCATTCTCTCCCATGATGTGGCGGAGTTTCAGGCGAAACTGCAACAGTACGGACTCAAGGAAGCGTTTTAG